ATGCGTGTATTACCCCCGCTCATCAACTGCACGGACAGCACGTAATTACCGTCGAAGGGTTAGCAACTGAAGGCAACTTGCACCCAGCTCAGCGAGCAATGATTGAGTGCCACGGCAGCCAGTGTGGGTTTTGCACACCAGGGATTGTTATGTCGCTATTCACATTGCATGCCAACCAGCAACAGCGTCCTACACCCCTTACGCCAGAAACACTCGAGGCAACATTGGGTGGAAATTTGTGCCGCTGCACGGGTTACCGCCCTATCCGAGACGCCGCATTGAGCATGCAAGACTACTCTTGGGAAGCACCACTGTGGTTCGATGCGTCTCAGCCAGCCAGCAATCCGCTTCATGTGCCTAAGTCAACAGCCAACGATGAAGCGCTCTTTGTACAGCCAACTACCTTGGCCGAGTTGACCGACGCAAAGCGTCGTTACCCTGATGCACGTCTTGTCGCTGGCGCAACAGATCTATGGTTGGAAAGCACTCAGCGACTTATTGCATTAAACCAGCTTATTGATATCACTCGTGTGGCTGAATTGCGCCAAATTGAAGAGGCGACCTTCCAAGCTCAACCAGGTTGGTGGGTAGGCGCTGGAGTAACGTACTCGCAGCTTGAGCCCTTATTAGACAGCCACTTTCCTGCGTTTGCACATCTACTTCACCGACTCGGCTCCCAGCAAGTTCGTAACCGGGGAACGCTAGGCGGAAACATCGCCAACGCATCCCCAATTGGTGATACGCCCCCCGTACTGTTGGCCCTCAATGCTTGGGTAGAACTTACCAGCCATGACGACACACGCCAGCTTTTGCTGAGCGACTTTTTTATCGACTATAAAAAAACGTCGTTGGCTCCTGATGAAGTCATCAGTCGAATTTTTATTCCCCAATTGGCACAAACAGCCACACTGAGGGTTTGGAAGCTTTCCAAGCGACGTGAAGATGACATAACGGCGGTATTAGGCGCATTTTGCTACCGTGTTAATAAGGGTGTTATGAAGGATGTTCGCATTGCATTTGGCGGTATGGCTGCAACTCCCAAGCGAGCTACCCAAACAGAGGCAGCGTTAGAAGGACAGCCCGTTTCCAAAGCTAGCTTTCAAGCAGCTCAACGAGCCCTTGCCGAAGAATTCCAGCCGATGAGCGATGTAAGGGGTAGCCAATATTACCGAGAACAGGCCGCACTCAACCTGTTAGAGCGCCTTTACCTATCGCTTTTGTCACCCAACCAGGAGGTGATGCTCCATGCGTACGCTCACTAAACTTGATGGCGACAGCAGCCGCGCTCGTCGCGAGTTACATGATCACATTCAAGGGTCAGGCCCGCTTGCCCGCCATACCGTCGATAGTCATGGTCAGCGCCAAGCAGGCACCGCTAGCTTCCATGAAAGCGCTGAAAAACACGTTACCGGCAAGGCCGCCTACATTGATGACCTCAAAGCACCAGCCGATGCACTGCATGTAGCCCTGGGGCTTTCTCCTGTCGCGCACGGTACATTGACCGCACTTGATCTCGAGGCAGTTAAGCAAGCATCTGGCGTTGTCGATGTCATCACTTTTCACGACGTGCCCGGCCATACGGATATCGGCCCTGTGTTTCCAGGCGACCCCATTTTTGTTGATCAAGAAATTAGCTACGCAGGCCAGTGTATTTTTGCCGTTGCGGCTACCTCGCTTCAGGCTGCTCGCCGAGCGGTGACGCTGGCCAAGCTAAGTATTGATGAACAACCGGCAAGCCTCGACCCTGTTGCTGCTGCCGAACGCAATGATGTGGTTCGCCCTACACACGTTCAGGAGAGAGGCGATTGGCAAGCGGAACTGCGTCAAGCCGAGCAAACGGTTGAGGGCGAGCTTTTTATCGGCGGACAGGAACATTTTTACTTGGAGGGCCAGGCGTGTTTGGTTCTGCCCACCGAAGACGAAGGGGTCATTGTCCATACCTCTAACCAGCACCCCAGCGAAACCCAAAAACTCGTTGCCGAAGTACTGGGCATTCCCTTTCATGCGGTCACCGTTGAGGTCCGCCGGATGGGCGGCGGTTTTGGAGGCAAAGAAACTCAAGCATCCCCATGGGCATGTATGGCAGCCATCATTGCCCGCAGAACCGGAAAAGCCACACGTATACGGCTACCGCGAAGTGATGATATGCGCGCGACCGGTAAGCGACACCCCTTTCATAATCGCTACCAACTTGCGATTGATTCGCAAGGCATCATCCAAGGCGGAGAGATAACCGTTATTGGTGACTGTGGCTACTCGCCAGATCTTTCGGACGCCATTGTTGATCGTGCAATGTTCCATGCCGACAACGCTTACTCATTAGGCAGTGCTCGCGTCACCGGTCATCGAGCTAAGACCCATACCGCTTCCAACACGGCTTTTCGGGGCTTCGGCGGCCCCCAGGGCATGATGATTATCGAAGCTGCGATGGATGATATCGCGCGTAAAGTCGGTGAAGACCCTCTCACCATCCGAAAACGAAACTTCTATCGCGACGGGCGAGATGTCACCCACTACGGTCAGCAAGTGGACCAAAAACAGTTATTGCATACGCTGGTAGAGGCACTGGAAAACAGCAGTGACTATTGGGCGCGCCGCGCGGCTATCAAGGCATTCAATACCAACAGCCCCATTATTAAAAAAGGGCTTGCGCTAACGCCGGTGAAATTTGGCATCTCGTTTACCGCCCAGCACCTTAATCAGGCCGGTGCTTTGCTGCATGTGTATACCGATGGCAGCATCATGATCAATCATGGTGGCACCGAAATGGGGCAAGGCCTGCACACCAAAATCTGCCAAGTGGTAGCTCGTGAGCTTGGTTTGGATTTAGATAGCGTGCGGATTAGTGCAACCCGCACAGATAAAGTACCCAATACATCCCCAACGGCGGCTTCAAGCGGTGCCGACCTCAACGGCATGGCCGCGCGAGATGCCGCCAGCAAACTGCGCGAAAGGTTGTTCGACTTTGCCGCAATGCATTTTGAGGGAGGCTTAGAGCGAGAAGGTATGCGCCTGGAAGATGGCATGCTGATTGCTGGTATTGGAG
This genomic window from Halomonas sp. TD01 contains:
- the xdhA gene encoding xanthine dehydrogenase small subunit, whose product is MATIEFLLNGTPKQCHVSPDTSILTLLRDHLGVTGTKEGCASGDCGACTVAINNPSGTQNRFLSVNACITPAHQLHGQHVITVEGLATEGNLHPAQRAMIECHGSQCGFCTPGIVMSLFTLHANQQQRPTPLTPETLEATLGGNLCRCTGYRPIRDAALSMQDYSWEAPLWFDASQPASNPLHVPKSTANDEALFVQPTTLAELTDAKRRYPDARLVAGATDLWLESTQRLIALNQLIDITRVAELRQIEEATFQAQPGWWVGAGVTYSQLEPLLDSHFPAFAHLLHRLGSQQVRNRGTLGGNIANASPIGDTPPVLLALNAWVELTSHDDTRQLLLSDFFIDYKKTSLAPDEVISRIFIPQLAQTATLRVWKLSKRREDDITAVLGAFCYRVNKGVMKDVRIAFGGMAATPKRATQTEAALEGQPVSKASFQAAQRALAEEFQPMSDVRGSQYYREQAALNLLERLYLSLLSPNQEVMLHAYAH
- the xdhB gene encoding xanthine dehydrogenase molybdopterin binding subunit, translating into MRTLTKLDGDSSRARRELHDHIQGSGPLARHTVDSHGQRQAGTASFHESAEKHVTGKAAYIDDLKAPADALHVALGLSPVAHGTLTALDLEAVKQASGVVDVITFHDVPGHTDIGPVFPGDPIFVDQEISYAGQCIFAVAATSLQAARRAVTLAKLSIDEQPASLDPVAAAERNDVVRPTHVQERGDWQAELRQAEQTVEGELFIGGQEHFYLEGQACLVLPTEDEGVIVHTSNQHPSETQKLVAEVLGIPFHAVTVEVRRMGGGFGGKETQASPWACMAAIIARRTGKATRIRLPRSDDMRATGKRHPFHNRYQLAIDSQGIIQGGEITVIGDCGYSPDLSDAIVDRAMFHADNAYSLGSARVTGHRAKTHTASNTAFRGFGGPQGMMIIEAAMDDIARKVGEDPLTIRKRNFYRDGRDVTHYGQQVDQKQLLHTLVEALENSSDYWARRAAIKAFNTNSPIIKKGLALTPVKFGISFTAQHLNQAGALLHVYTDGSIMINHGGTEMGQGLHTKICQVVARELGLDLDSVRISATRTDKVPNTSPTAASSGADLNGMAARDAASKLRERLFDFAAMHFEGGLEREGMRLEDGMLIAGIGESERRIPWGELVQTAYLNRISLSEKGFYATPLIHYNRASGQGRPFYYYAFGAAVAEISVDTLSGEYLVDRVDVLHDVGNSLNPAIDIGQVEGGFIQGMGWLTSEELKWSDKGVLVSDGPATYKIPTFGDLPAIFNVELLEGHPNSMASLYRSKAVGEPPFMLGICVWSALRDALSSLTDYQASPHLDTPATPERVMLAANAIREKAL